A single Alosa sapidissima isolate fAloSap1 chromosome 17, fAloSap1.pri, whole genome shotgun sequence DNA region contains:
- the LOC121688008 gene encoding carboxypeptidase B-like, producing MKVLLLFGLVAVALAELTRFEGEQVFRLKPTTDEHVTLIKDLARNMEVDFWSPESAELVTIDIDVDIHIPASHTSMVYTILNQSDMEHKILIEDLQAQIEAQMDGPQISPRSHTYTKYNSWDKIQAWITSITSANSNLMSRQVIGNTYEGRPMHLLKIGKQTGSTKPAIFLDCGIHAREWISPAFCQWFVKEAVSTYGTDSQMTSLLDQMDVYVLPVFNVDGYDYTWKSNRMWRKTRKPSSSSCVGTDLNRNFDAGWCTVGASSNPCSDTYCGSKPESEIESKNVADFIRSNKATIKAYITVHSYSQMLLFPYSYTFDPAADHAELMSVAQGACNALTSLYGTKYIVGPGAATIYPCAGGSDDWAYDLGVKYSYTFELRDEGRYGFLLPESQIKPTCEETMLAVKYIAAHVQKNLY from the exons ATGAAGGTCCTTCTGCTTTTTGGATTGGTGGCTGTCGCTCTGGCTGAGCTGACCAGATTTGAGGG GGAGCAGGTGTTCCGTCTGAAGCCCACCACTGACGAACATGTGACCCTCATCAAGGATCTGGCCCGCAACATGGAG GTGGACTTTTGGAGCCCTGAGAGTGCTGAGCTGGTGACCATCGACATTGATGTAGACATCCACATTCCCGCCTCCCACACCTCCATGGTCTACACCATCCTGAACCAGAGTGACATGGAACACAA GATTCTGATTGAGGATCTCCAGGCTCAGATTGAGGCTCAGATGGACGGGCCTCAGATCAGCCCCAGGTCCCACACCTACACCAAGTACAACAGCTGGGACAAG ATCCAGGCCTGGATCACCTCCATCACCTCTGCCAACTCTAATCTGATGAGCAGACAGGTGATCGGAAACACCTACGAGGGCCGTCCCATGCACTTGCTGAAG ATTGGCAAGCAGACTGGCTCCACCAAGCCTGCCATCTTCCTGGACTGTGGTATCCATGCCAGAGAGTGGATCTCCCCTGCTTTCTGCCAGTGGTTCGTCAAGGAG GCCGTGTCCACCTATGGAACTGATTCTCAGATGACCAGCCTGCTGGACCAAATGGATGTCTACGTTCTGCCTGTCTTCAACGTTGACGGCTATGATTACACCTGGAAGAGC AACAGGATGTGGAGGAAGACTCGGAAGCCTAGCAGTTCCAGCTGCGTCGGCACTGACCTCAACAGAAACTTTGATGCCGGCTGGTGCA CCGTGGGGGCCTCCTCCAACCCCTGCAGCGACACCTACTGCGGCTCCAAGCCTGAGTCTGAGATTGAGTCCAAGAATGTGGCTGACTTCATCCGCAGCAACAAGGCCACCATCAAGGCCTACATCACCGTCCACTCCTACTCCCAGATGCTCCTCTTCCCCTACTCCTACACCTTCGACCCGGCTGCTGATCACGCTGAGCTG ATGAGTGTTGCTCAGGGAGCCTGCAATGCCCTGACCAGCCTGTATGGCACCAAGTACATTGTGGGCCCCGGTGCTGCCACCATCT ACCCCTGTGCTGGAGGCTCTGATGACTGGGCCTATGACCTGGGTGTGAAGTACTCCTACACCTTTGAGCTGCGTGACGAAGGTCGCTATGGCTTCCTGCTCCCCGAATCCCAGATCAAGCCCACTTGTGAGGAGACCATGTTGGCTGTTAAGTACATTGCTGCCCACGTGCAGAAGAACCTCTACTAA